From a single bacterium genomic region:
- a CDS encoding helix-turn-helix domain-containing protein has protein sequence MSLKFMGFLVRDGRWWVVGVPALEVWSQGKTRIDACRMIKEAVEMSINRPIKVNVLPMPGNCFVLYAKDSRNDRYLLATMLKRQRGNSGLSLGQTAKRLKVASKTYSQYEQGRLLPSITKILEYISAMNNDDHVVLDVVSKQGPLRRSYRFLSPKSY, from the coding sequence ATGAGCTTAAAATTCATGGGGTTTCTTGTTCGCGATGGAAGGTGGTGGGTGGTCGGTGTTCCGGCCCTCGAAGTCTGGTCACAGGGAAAGACTCGTATTGATGCCTGCCGGATGATTAAGGAGGCAGTTGAAATGTCGATTAATCGTCCAATTAAAGTTAACGTCTTGCCGATGCCGGGGAATTGTTTCGTTTTATATGCGAAGGACAGCCGTAATGATAGGTATCTGCTTGCAACGATGCTCAAGAGGCAACGGGGAAACAGTGGTCTGAGTTTAGGACAAACCGCCAAGCGACTCAAAGTCGCAAGTAAAACCTATTCACAATATGAGCAGGGGCGGTTGCTTCCGAGTATCACTAAAATTTTAGAATATATATCGGCAATGAACAACGACGATCATGTTGTACTCGATGTTGTCTCTAAGCAAGGGCCTTTGCGCCGAAGCTACCGATTCCTTTCTCCGAAGTCGTATTAA